One window from the genome of Rufibacter tibetensis encodes:
- a CDS encoding two-component regulator propeller domain-containing protein — protein sequence MKNLLLLLFFLTAFASKGQIRELNFTKLSVENGMPENWAYCSLQDKYGYLWFGTQNGLVRYDGYKVKVYNLETAGKKEQSYRSISTVKEDSAGVIWVGTRTNGLYRYNRNTDDFTHFPHTSKEGKPLVNEITMVVLTDVKGNLWTKNVDGDKKWHVDRINLKTGSFTTYDSLSEGKFNLPTGTYNDLFQDSKGQVWLGTDNGLYRFNAKQEKFTGYLVSQDTARKNGILKIYEAPSQPGVLWLAQKTKAGNALVRFNTENNKATFYKNEELSKGPGSVQTIFEDSGHRLWVGTNKGISRFDRATNTFASYAVNDKNLEPKADSCFDIKEGRNGALWILSGKGLLHLPSTAGRLHRYTADLSLPDGLPSNALWGSLIDRNGGVWVSIRSFGVYRLNEVQSQFEYIHHTGDKTGYPGRTATSIALLKTGGYLVCTPLGLYESDQALKKFTAVALPGQDGPPVIPSRISIDKDGIAWIGSRQHGLFRYNPISKQVINYQNIKGDSSSLSHNHVVNVFEDSKGRLWVGTFGGGLCRLDQKTGKFERFPFIINSGTTIPENGELDDDQVSKLLEDRSGTLWVGTNNGGLNKLDQKTGEFTSFHNNEKGFESVTSIYEDRAGRLWAGTYVGGLFLVDREKGILRRFTEKEGLLYDQVYSIREDAAGNLWLGGGRGYSIFNPKSFAVTTLSSQNGLPSTNMAVGGNSTAPNGDWLVGTGDGILRFNPDQLVSNATLPQIVIEGISYLKTGQDSKEETSVLWPGTEEVRLKHDENRVTFQFTGIHYTNPALNRYQYKLEGYDQHWLDGGNQRTVTYTNLSPGTYTFFVKAANSDGVWNEKAATATVVIRSPWWQTWWAYVLYVLVFAAVVWGYIRVRSKALLRENKVLEEKVTHRTAQLQTSLEELKVTQNQLIQSEKMASLGELTAGIAHEIQNPLNFVNNFSEVSVELLEEMQEELQRGETEEALVIASGVKENLQKISHHGKRADSIVKGMLQHSQNNSGQKAPTDLNALVDEYLRLSYHGLRARDKSFNAELVTDFDGTLPKIEVVAQDLGRVFLNLFNNAFYAVQQKKKAEGSGFHPQVSVKTKITEHGVLIEVSDNGIGIPVGIQNKILQPFFTTKPTGEGTGLGLSLSYDIIVKGHGGGLKIDSQEGAYTTFSVTLPFQKVEVTQMTHALV from the coding sequence ATGAAAAACCTTTTACTTCTCTTATTCTTCCTTACTGCCTTTGCCTCCAAAGGCCAAATTAGAGAACTCAATTTCACCAAGCTATCCGTGGAAAACGGGATGCCGGAAAATTGGGCCTATTGCTCTCTACAAGACAAATACGGCTATCTGTGGTTTGGCACCCAGAATGGGCTGGTGCGCTATGATGGGTATAAGGTAAAGGTGTACAACCTGGAGACCGCCGGTAAAAAGGAGCAGAGCTACAGGTCTATCTCTACTGTAAAAGAAGACAGTGCAGGAGTCATTTGGGTGGGAACAAGAACAAATGGTTTATACAGATACAACCGTAACACTGACGACTTTACCCATTTCCCCCATACTTCTAAAGAAGGAAAGCCTCTGGTGAATGAGATTACAATGGTTGTTTTGACAGATGTAAAAGGCAATCTCTGGACTAAAAATGTAGATGGGGATAAAAAGTGGCATGTTGACCGCATCAACCTTAAAACGGGTAGTTTTACCACCTATGACTCGCTCTCAGAAGGAAAGTTTAACCTCCCCACCGGCACTTATAATGACCTCTTTCAGGATTCAAAAGGGCAGGTCTGGTTGGGGACAGACAACGGCCTTTACAGATTCAACGCAAAGCAGGAGAAGTTTACCGGGTATCTGGTCAGCCAGGACACGGCGAGGAAGAATGGAATACTAAAAATCTATGAGGCACCCTCCCAGCCAGGGGTGCTCTGGCTGGCGCAGAAGACCAAAGCGGGCAATGCTCTGGTCCGGTTCAACACGGAGAACAACAAGGCCACTTTTTACAAGAACGAAGAATTATCTAAAGGCCCTGGGAGTGTGCAGACCATCTTTGAGGACAGCGGCCATAGGCTCTGGGTAGGCACTAACAAGGGGATCTCCCGGTTTGACAGAGCCACCAATACCTTCGCCTCCTACGCCGTTAACGATAAGAACCTGGAGCCAAAGGCGGATAGTTGTTTTGATATAAAGGAGGGGCGCAACGGGGCCTTATGGATCTTGTCGGGCAAAGGGCTGTTGCACCTGCCCTCAACGGCGGGCAGGTTGCACCGCTACACCGCCGACCTTTCTTTACCCGACGGACTGCCCTCCAATGCCTTGTGGGGTAGCCTGATTGACCGAAACGGCGGAGTATGGGTGAGCATCAGAAGCTTTGGGGTGTACAGGCTTAACGAAGTACAGTCTCAATTCGAGTACATTCACCATACCGGCGACAAAACGGGATACCCGGGGAGAACAGCCACCAGCATCGCCCTCCTGAAGACGGGGGGCTACCTGGTCTGTACCCCGCTGGGGCTGTATGAAAGCGATCAAGCGTTGAAGAAGTTTACGGCTGTAGCGCTTCCCGGGCAGGACGGCCCTCCGGTTATACCTTCAAGGATTTCTATCGACAAGGATGGCATTGCCTGGATAGGCAGCAGACAACACGGGTTGTTCCGGTATAACCCTATTTCAAAGCAGGTCATCAACTACCAGAATATCAAAGGTGATTCCTCTTCTTTAAGTCACAACCATGTAGTCAATGTCTTTGAAGATAGCAAGGGCAGATTATGGGTTGGTACTTTTGGAGGAGGTCTATGCCGGTTAGACCAAAAAACAGGCAAATTTGAGCGCTTCCCTTTCATTATCAATTCCGGTACCACAATCCCTGAAAACGGGGAGTTAGACGATGACCAAGTAAGTAAATTGCTGGAAGACCGGAGCGGAACGCTGTGGGTGGGTACCAATAACGGAGGCTTGAACAAGCTGGATCAGAAAACAGGGGAGTTTACCTCCTTCCATAACAACGAAAAAGGGTTTGAATCCGTCACGAGTATCTATGAAGACCGGGCAGGGAGGCTCTGGGCCGGAACGTATGTTGGAGGCCTGTTTCTGGTGGACAGAGAGAAAGGGATTCTGAGAAGGTTCACGGAGAAGGAAGGGTTATTATATGATCAAGTTTATTCTATCAGGGAAGACGCTGCCGGTAACCTTTGGCTGGGCGGCGGCAGGGGGTACTCCATTTTCAACCCTAAAAGTTTTGCCGTCACTACCCTCTCTTCCCAGAATGGGCTACCCTCAACAAATATGGCTGTAGGCGGTAATAGTACCGCCCCCAACGGAGACTGGTTGGTGGGTACGGGTGATGGAATCCTGCGTTTTAACCCGGACCAACTGGTTTCCAACGCTACGCTGCCCCAAATAGTAATCGAGGGAATAAGCTACTTGAAAACCGGACAGGACAGTAAGGAGGAAACGAGTGTCCTGTGGCCGGGGACAGAGGAAGTGAGATTGAAACATGATGAGAACCGGGTCACGTTCCAGTTTACCGGTATCCATTACACCAACCCGGCCCTAAACCGCTATCAATATAAACTGGAGGGATATGACCAGCACTGGCTGGACGGTGGGAACCAGCGCACGGTTACCTACACCAACCTTTCGCCCGGCACTTATACCTTCTTCGTGAAAGCGGCAAACAGTGATGGGGTATGGAACGAAAAAGCGGCCACGGCTACCGTGGTTATCCGGTCACCCTGGTGGCAAACCTGGTGGGCGTACGTCTTGTACGTCTTGGTCTTTGCGGCAGTGGTGTGGGGATATATCAGGGTTCGGTCTAAAGCCCTACTTAGAGAAAATAAGGTGCTGGAGGAAAAAGTCACGCACAGAACGGCGCAGTTGCAAACCTCCCTGGAAGAACTGAAAGTCACCCAAAACCAACTCATCCAATCAGAAAAAATGGCTTCTCTAGGCGAACTCACCGCCGGTATTGCGCATGAGATCCAGAACCCGCTCAACTTCGTGAACAACTTCTCTGAGGTAAGTGTGGAACTACTAGAGGAGATGCAGGAAGAACTGCAGCGCGGCGAAACCGAGGAGGCTCTGGTTATTGCTTCAGGCGTAAAGGAAAACCTGCAGAAAATAAGCCACCACGGTAAACGTGCCGACAGCATTGTGAAAGGCATGCTCCAACACTCGCAGAACAATAGCGGGCAGAAAGCTCCCACAGACCTTAATGCATTGGTAGACGAATACCTGCGCCTCAGCTACCATGGGTTGCGGGCAAGGGATAAAAGCTTCAATGCTGAGTTGGTCACCGATTTTGATGGTACTCTTCCTAAGATAGAGGTAGTGGCGCAAGACCTGGGTAGGGTATTCCTTAACCTTTTCAACAACGCATTTTATGCTGTGCAGCAAAAGAAGAAAGCAGAAGGTTCTGGGTTTCATCCGCAGGTGAGCGTTAAAACGAAAATAACAGAGCACGGTGTGCTGATTGAAGTAAGTGACAACGGCATCGGTATTCCGGTAGGCATCCAGAACAAGATACTGCAGCCCTTCTTTACCACCAAACCTACCGGTGAGGGAACAGGTCTGGGCTTGTCGCTTAGCTATGATATCATTGTCAAAGGGCACGGGGGCGGTCTGAAAATTGACAGCCAGGAAGGGGCGTACACTACATTCTCCGTTACGCTTCCATTCCAAAAAGTGGAGGTCACCCAAATGACGCATGCGCTTGTCTGA